AATCTTGCTCTCATGCTCCCAGGATGCTATTCTAAATGCACCATTGTATACCATCTTATCTGAATCGGTACCATAAGCAGTACCAAATTCGTTATACGCTTTCTCATTTACCGGAGCAAATACACCGAATGCTAATGTATCAAGGAAATAAGCTGTAGGATTTTCAAGAGTTACCTCAAGTACATAATCGGATACTGCCTTAAAACCAAGCTCCTCTGCACCTACTTCTCCCTGATTGTATGCAAGACCATTTTTAAATACATAACCAAAATATGCATAGTCTGCAGCGAATTCAGGAGTTAAAAGCGCTTTCCAGGCAAATACGAAGTCATTTGCTGTTACGGGCTCTCCGTTGGACCATTTCATATTATCGCGAAGATTAAAGGTATATACTAAACCATCGTCGCTCACTGTCCAGTCCTTCGCAACACCAGGAACAACCTTATCATTCTCATCTAACATAACAAGGTTTTCAATTACGTGACGTATTACAGAAAAGGATGTGGTATCTGTCGTTGTTACTGAAAATAATTCCGGTGGTTCAGAAGTGATATTAACTGTAATGGCATTTGCTTCTGCTGTACCTGGATACAGAGTTCTGTCATTGGTTGCCTGTGTATCCTCGTTATTTGTCTCAGTACCGGAATTCTGCTCAGTCGAATTGTTTACTTCCGGTTCCTTTGTGCCACATGCTGTTAGCATGGAAGCTGAAATTGATATAGCCAACATGGCTGCAAGTATTTTTTTCAATTTCATAAAATATTTCCTCCTTTTTTTGATTAGAACTAAGATTCTGCCTTGGAAGAATCCTGCAGCTTGCTTTGCAAGCTTTGTCAAGTGCGGCCAGTTTAACTGGCTTCATCTAAAGAGCTTCACAGAAGCTCTTTTCTTTCTGTGTATTCATCCTGCCTAAAGGCATTTATGCAATAGGATAAACTTTCCTGTTACATAAAAAAGAAGTATATTATCATACACTTCCTTGGTATAATTGATGTTTGCTTTTCAATCATAATACATAAAAGTATTTTAGTCAATATTAATACTATTATTGACATAAATTAGTTTCATTTAGCATCTTTTCCCATTGTGGTATCATATTCCATTTTCTTAATCTGTACATTTTCTAATTACTCCCCTTCATAGTTCAATCACCATTTACTGAAGACTTCATATAATGTGACATAAAGGAGTGAAAGATATGTCCATTCAATATGATATTGGAATATTCGGCGGAGACCGACGTCAGATGTATATGGCAGAAGCATTTCTACAAAAGGGGTATCGTGTAGCAATTTACAGTCTTGACGGGACCATACAGCATAAAAAGTGCAATCAGATGTCGACTCTGAGCGAACTATTTGAAAAATGTAAGGTACTCATAGGTCCTATTCCTGTATCAAGGGATCAGGTTACGATTACTTCAAAAATTATTAACACTGATCTAACCATTGCGCATGTTGCGTATTTGTTAACACAGGAACACACCTTTATAGGCGGAGCAATACCTTCTCCCATTACCGAATTATGTGATAATAAACAGATCCCATATTATGATCTCATGAAAAACGAGAAAATAACCATTTTAAACGCAATTGCTACTGCAGAAGGAACCATAATGGAGGCAATTGCATCAAGTGGACGAAATCTGCATGGTAGCAATTGTCTGGTTTTGGGTTATGGTCGTTGTGCTAAGGTACTCGCTGCGAAGCTAAAAGCGCTGGATGCATATGTAACAGTGGCAGCACGCTCAAAGGATGCCCTGGCTTATGCAGAGGCTGCCGGACTTCTGACTGTATATTTACCCGATATAAAATGTATTTTACCTTCCTATCACTATATCT
The nucleotide sequence above comes from Variimorphobacter saccharofermentans. Encoded proteins:
- the dpsA gene encoding dipicolinate synthase subunit DpsA, yielding MSIQYDIGIFGGDRRQMYMAEAFLQKGYRVAIYSLDGTIQHKKCNQMSTLSELFEKCKVLIGPIPVSRDQVTITSKIINTDLTIAHVAYLLTQEHTFIGGAIPSPITELCDNKQIPYYDLMKNEKITILNAIATAEGTIMEAIASSGRNLHGSNCLVLGYGRCAKVLAAKLKALDAYVTVAARSKDALAYAEAAGLLTVYLPDIKCILPSYHYIFNTIPSLVLDKDALELVDKDVTIIDIASAPGGVDYEYAKQQNINARLCLGLPAKVAPKTSADILVTEIYGLLKEVIT